The nucleotide sequence AGCATTGAATGGTAATGTAACCGTAGCATCTGGTGCTTCTTGGACTTCTTCAGGTTCTGGTAGTTTTGCGCCTGGTTCCAATGCCTTAAATGCCTCTTACTATCCATCTCAATTAGATATAGAAGCCGGGAGTGTTGAATTGGTATTAACCAGTACAGGCAATGGTACTTGTAGCGCTGTTTCTGATGTTATGGATTTGACCATAACGCCTATCCCTGAAGTCGACCCAGGAGAAAATATGGTGATATGTCGTGATAGAGATGAAATTCAATTAAGTGGAAATGTAGAAGTGGCTACAGGTGGACAATGGTCTACCAATGGCAGTGGTACATTCTCAGACCCTACAGATCTTAATGCTATTTACTTCCCTTCTGATGCGGATAAAGCTTCGGGACAGGTCATACTTACATTGGTTTCTACAGGAAATGGGCTTTGTAACCCTGTTTCTAGAAATATGAGAATTGACTTTACTCCAGCTCCTACTGTCAATGCTGGTCAAAACAGAACAGTATGTGCTGATATTGCAGGTGTTCAACTGGGCGGATCTGTTACTGTGGCTACTGGCGGTGTTTGGTCTTCTACAGGGTCTGGAACTTTCTCGCCTAGCGAAGATGATTTAAATGCAGTTTATATACCATCTGATGATGATCGTAATTCTACTGGTGTAACATTGACATTGACTACTACAGGCAATGGTATATGTAACCCTGTCTCATCATCAATTAACGTAACCATTACACCGGCGCCTACCGTTGATCCAGGCGATGATGTAACGGTTTGTGCTGATATAGATGAAGTAGCTTTAAATGGAGATGTTACAGTTGCCACTGGCGGAGCTTGGACCTCAAGCGGATCTGGTTCATTTACACCAGATACATATTCGCTGAATGGAGCCTATATCCCATCTTCTCAAGATAGGGCCAATGGTAGTGTTGTGCTTACGCTTACCACAACAGGAAACGGTACTTGTAACCCAGTGGTAGACCAGAAAACTATTACTATAACTCCTGCGCCTACAGTTGATGCAGGAAGCAATGTAACGGTGTGTGGCAACAATGCTGAAGTTGCTTTGGACGGTGCCGTTACGGTTGCTACTGGCGGTAGATGGACTGGCGGAAATGGCACTTTTAGCCCTAACAATGAAACATTGGACGCTGTTTACACGCCATCTGCTTCAGAAATTGCTGCTGGCCAAGTAAACTTGAGCCTTACTACTACTGGAAATGGTACTTGTAATGCGGTTAGGGATAACATGAGAATTACCATTACGCCAGCGCCTACAGTAGATGCAGGACGAAATAGGACTGTATGCGGTAATAATGCTGATGTACAACTTTCAGGAACTGTTACAGTGGCCACAGGTGGTAGATGGACTGGCGGTACTGGTATTTTTATTCCTTCTAGAAATGTTCTTAACCCTGTTTATAGGCCTTCTGCTGCAGAGATCGCTGCTGGTACTGTTACATTGAGGTTGACTTCAACTGGCAATGGTGATTGTAATGCAGAAACCTCAACTGTTGATATTACTATTACTCCTGCGCCTACAGTTGATGCGGGGAATAACCAAACCATATGTGCGGATGCTGGATTTGTGCAATTGAATGGCGCAGTGACTGTGGCTACCGGAGGAGAATGGACCTCGTCGGGGTCAGGTCGGTTTGTTCCTAATGCCCAAACCCTTGATGCAAGATATATCCCATCGGAAGAGGATATTGCTGCTGGACAGGTGGGGCTTGTTTTGACCACTACTGGTTCAGGATCTTGTTATGAAGTTAATGCTTCTATGCGTGTGAGAATTACACCGGCACCTACAGTTGATGCTGGTGAAGACATAAGTATATGTTATGATGCAGATAGTATTCAGCTTGAAGGAAGTACTACAGTAGCTACTGGCGCCTTTTGGACTACATCTGGAAGTGGAACCTTTGCTCCTGATCCAATGACCAGAAGAGCTGAGTATATTCCATCTCAGGCAGATAAGGATGCAGGTGTAGTAAGACTGACTCTAACTACTACTGGTACTGGTAGCTGTCAAATTTATAGCGATGATGTGTTTATCCGCTTTACGCCGAGGCCTACTGTAGATGCAGGGCCTCCATTAACAGTTTGTGCAGATGTGGAAGCATTTGAATTGAATGGCGCTGTGACTGTGTCCACAGGAGGACGCTGGACAACGGAGGATGGTACTGGAAGTTTTGCCCCTGGACAGAATCACCTAAATACTACGTATGTGCCGTCTGAAGCTGATACTGCTCGTCGGGAGGTGACATTTACGCTTACTACTACTGGAAATGGTACATGTCAAACGTATTATACTACCACCACCGTCAGTATTAATCCTGCACCGGTAGTTTCTACTGGGGAGGGAAGGGTTTGTGCAGACTTTTCCGGCGCACCTATAAGTGGTTCTGTGCATAATGCAACTGGTGGTAGGTGGAGTACTGCAGGAAGTGGCTACTTTGCTCCAAATGAATTCGCTTTAGATGCTGTGTATTATCCTTCAGAAGAAGACATGGCTGCTGGAGAGGCAAAGATTACCTTGACTTCAGAGGGTAACGGTACTTGTAACCCTGTGAGTGAAGAAATGACGGTAGTGGTGACTGAGTTGCCTGTGGCAGACGCAGGACGTTCTCAGACCATTTGCCGTGGTGAACAAACGTTTTTATTGGCACAACCTGTTCCTAATGCTACCTATAGATGGTACAGTATGTCTGGTGAGATTATTGGAACATCTGGAATTGTGGTTGTGACCGTTAGTCAAGATACCTCATTTGTCTTGTCGGTAACTGATGGGCAAGGGTGTAGTGTGTATGATACTGTTGATGTTAATGTGGTAGACCCGCCAAACCTAGCTCCTCCTGCTCATGCTTGTCTGGAAGAAGGCTTGGAGATAGACGCTAACCCGTCTTTCAGTTTGAGCGGTAGTTATCAATGGTTTCGAAACGATACTTTATTGTTCAGGGAAGTAGATAGGATTCTGGAGGTTGAAAAACCAGGTGAGCATATGGTAGTGTTTTCGCATAATGAATGTATGAGGATTGCTTTTAGCGATGTTACAGCACCACCGGCACTTGAGGCGGAAGATAAACTGCTCTGTGTTGGGTCTAACTCTTCAATAAGTACTACTGAAGATCCTGATTTCGAATATAGGTGGCTATTAAATGGAAGTTTGTTGCCAGGTGAAGATTCTCACTCGGTGAATGTGGTTGGAGGTGATGCACCAGGGCATATTGATACCTATGCTGTAACAGCTACTGACAACCTTGGTTGTGCATCAACGAGAAACATTGAGGTTGTTACATATCCGCCTCCTAGAATCAACGTTGATGATACTGATGCCTGTTTAGGTGATATAGTCAGGTTAAACGCACAACCTCAAAATTTCCAAAGTGACCAGTCTATGTATGAGTGGTACAGAAATGGAGAGCCTTTAAGTCAAAGAGATGGAACTTTACCTGTAACCGAACCTGGTAGGTATTCCGTAATATATAGTTTAGGGGAGGGAGAGTGTATTACACACGATACCGCAAGAGTGGACTTCCATGAGTATCCTGAACCGGATATGAGCAATTTGGAGAAGCATTGCTTTGAAACAGATGGGGCACTTACCCTTGATGCGGGACCAGGCCATAGATACCTGTGGGAGATTAACGATAATACTGCCAGGGAAAATGAGGTCTTGGGACATGGAACATATTACGTAACCGTATTTAACCAATATGGCTGTGGAACCGAAGATAGTGTGGTGGTGGAAGACAAATGTCCACCGAGAATGGTCTCGCCAAATGCTTTTGCTCCTGGTGGGGATTCCAGAGATAGGGAGTTTAGGTTATATAGCGCCCATATTGGACATTTCTCATTGACTATTTTCAATAGGTGGGGCGAAATAATCTTCTATACAGAAGACCCTGAAGAAGGTTGGGATGGTACATTTAGAGGTGAAGAAATGCCACCTGGCGTTTACCCTTATATCGTAAAGTTCGAGTCGAAATATGAGGAGTTTAGGCATTTGGGTAGAACTGAGCAGGGTAAAGTAACTTTGATAAGATAACCTTTTGAAGGCTATAGAAAAAAAATATAAACTAAGGGAGAATATTATGGCAGTTTTAAATCCGTATAAAGGATGGGCTTGCATACGAAGGTTCTTACTTGTTCATCTGTTGATGTTTGCCACCTGTACTGTGGTATTGGGACAGAACTACTGGGATAGAAAAGCGGACTTTGCCGGGGCTTCCAGGTTTGGGGCTGTTGGTTTTGCTATCGGTGATAAAGGCTATATCGGAACAGGTTTTGATGGTGCAGTGGACAGAACCGATTTTTGGGAGTATGACCCTGCTACCAACACTTGGACCCAGAAAGCTGAGTTCTCTGGATCTGCAAGAAGTCTGGCAGCGGCTTTTGTAATAGAAAATAAAGGGTATGTAGGAACAGGGGCTTCTGGTGCTACCGGAAACAGGGATTTCTTTGTGTACGATCAAAGTACCAATACCTGGGCTGGAAGTGGAAATATTGGAGGAAACAACCTAAGAAGGTTTTACTCTGTAGGTTTTGCTGTTGGGAATAAAGGTTATGTGGCAACGGGTACCAATGGAAACCAAAGACGTAATGATTTGATAGAATTTGATGCTACTGACAACTCATGGAATGCTAAAAATAATTTTGCCGGTGTGGCTAGAGAGCATGCGGTTGGCTTCTCTATAGGTGATAAAGGATATGTGGGAACTGGTTTTGATGGTGAGGTTTTCTTGAAAGATATGTGGGAATATGATCCTGAAGCCGACGCATGGACGCAAAAAGCAGACTTGTTAGGTGTAGAAAGAGCAGGCGCTATTGGAATGGCTATTGGTAACTTGGGATATGTGGGGACAGGTTATAACAGTGAAGGTGACTTAGAAGACTTTTATGAATTTGACCCTGTGAAAAATGAGTGGGTGGATAAGGCCGACTATAAAGGAGGAGCGGTAAAGAGCGCTGTAGCTTTTGCAATAGGGGACAAAGGTTATGTTGGAACGGGTACTTCTGCTGACCAAGCAGTAAGAGGTGATTTCTATGAATATCACCCAGGATTAACCCCTGTTACTATCACTGTAGGAGAAATTGAAGGGCCGGTTTGTAGTGGCCAGCCTGTCAGGATTCCTTATAATGTTACCGGTGATATTATGGAAGGAAACCGCTTTTTTGTTCAGGTAACAAATCATATGGGGGGCTTTCAGACAGTCGCTTCTATACAAGGAACAACTAGTGATACGGCCATTGTATGGCTAGATCCAAGCGATTATCCTCCAGGAGAAGACTATCTCGCTAGGGTTAATACCACCAGTCCTCAAATGAGTGGGTTTATTAGTGAACCTTTTAATATTGTCCCTTCCCCAGAAGTTTACTATTTGAAGGAATGGGATGAAGTATGTCATGATGACGAACTGGTAATTTTGACCCATGGTACACCTACGGGAGGTTATTATAAAGGTGTAGGGGTTATTGATGAAGAAAAGTTTGACCCGGATAGTGCCGGGGTAGGTAGCCATGAAGTTGTTTATACTTATACTGCGGAAAATGGATGTTCTGCTTCTGCCGCTCAACCTATAAAGGTGGAATTGTGTACTAGTACTGCTAGTGAGCTGTCGGAAACATTAAATTTTAAGGCATATCCCAATCCTTACCAGGGGCAAACTAACATAAATTACATGCTTGAACGTTCTGCTAATGTTGTTTTGGAAGTTCGGAATAGCTTGGGTCAAACAGTCAAACAGTTTGAAAATGGTTACCAATTCCCGGGGCAACATAATTACACATTTAGCGCTGAAGAACTTGGGCTGCCAAAAGGCGTATACTTAGTTAGCCTTATTATAGACAATAATTCGTATATTTCCAGAATTATTGAATATTAAAGATATAAATTATTTTTACTCTAGGATGGATATGTTAAGGAAAATATGGGGTTTAACAGCTTTTCTGATGCTATTTTTGGCTTCGGTAAGTTCTTATGCGCAAGCTGTTAAAGCATGTATTGACATTCCTGACCATACCATTACCGACAAAAGTGTTACTATTTGTAAGGGGACTGTGTTCAACCTTAATGGAAGCAACTGTGGGACTGCTACCAATGTGGGTTACCAGTGGCAAAATGTTTCCTACAACCCACCTCCTACACTTAATGTTAGAAACCTGCCCACTACTGATTCAGGAATGTGGGTGTTGCGGGTGAGGGACCAGTTAGGCAATACGGATTTTGATACTGTACATGTGAGGTATCACCCGTCAACTCCTTTTGCCATTCATAATGACCCGGATCTAATTTTTAAATGCAAGAAAGACCCTTTGGTATTACAAGCCACTGATGATCCTTCATTGTCAAACTATAACTGGTATATCAATGATATTTCTACTCCATCTGTAGGTACAGAACCTACTTTGTCTTTAGGTGATATTCCTGATGGCGCTGCTGAATATATAGCTGTCGCAGAGGATTCTTATGGTTGCAGTGTTTCTGATACCATATATGTGTGGGAGTTAGAATCTCCTCCGGTTGATTTGGGGCCTGATATTGATATATGTGAAGGCGAATCTGTTACTCTTACTTCTTTGGCTACTCAGGGAGGTATGTATCAGTATATGTGGAGTACAGGGGCTAATACAGAAAGTATTACAGTTGATTCCCCAGGTGAATACTGGTTTCGCGCTCAAGGGCCATTCCCTTTTCCATGTGCTGCTACAGATACCGTTAAGGTTAATGTAAACCCTGCTCCTAAAGTAGATGTTGGGAATGACACAACCATTTGCTTTGGTAGTGAAGTTCAGCTCAGCGCAACCATCGTTTCGGAAGGAACAGAACCTTATTATTTTTCATGGACTCCTTCGGAATCTCTGGATCAAGCTGATATTGCTGAGCCTTTGGCAAGACCTGACTCTAGTACAGCTTATAAAGTTGTTGTGAGAGATAGTGGTAGTGCTTCAGGTTGTGCTGACTCTTCGATAATAAATGTGAGTGTCAGGCCTGAAATTAAAGTAGAGGTAGCTTTTTCCGATACGCTAGTTTGCCGTAATCAGGAAATTACCTTAGGGGCCAATGTTAAAGGTGAAGATCCTGAAAGCCCTTCAGACTATACTTTTAGTTGGATGCCTGCTGAAGGTGTTAGTGACCCTGAAAGCAGGACGCCAACGGTAAGCCTTACTTCAGGAAGAACCATTTACGCACGGGCTTTCGATGCTTTGGGTTGCAAAGATTCAGCTGGAATCCGTGTTCAGGTCTCTAACCTTATGGTTATAGTCGAAAATGGAAGTGAGGCTGATGTGTGTGAAAATGATAGTATTCAGTTAAGTGCCATTGCGTCTGCAGGGCAATCTCCATACTCCTATTATTGGGAGCCGGAAGCATATTTTTCTGCCACTGAAAGCAGGGTGGCTTATTTAAATCCTGTAGACGAAGGGTATGTTAGTGTGCGTACAGTGGACGGCCGTGGCTGCGAAGCGGAAGACTCTATCAATATAAGTTTAATACCTGCTCCTGTCGTTCAAGCTGGGGCTAATGATACCATTTGTGAAGGGACGGCAGTTGATCTAACAGGTACTGTTGTTCAGGAAACGGTATCTCCATATAGCTACCGTTGGGTTTCAGCTTATGATTCTACTGTTTATGAAGGCTTAGAGCAGGAGCTGCGTCCTAAGGTGTCTGGCAATTTTTTCCTTCAGGCCATTGATGCCAATAACTGCAGTAGCTATTTTGACACTACTTGGGTAGAGTTAATACCCGCCCCTTTCGTTAGTTTGGGAGGCGCAGACACTTCTTCTTGTACAGGTAGTTCCGTGGTGCTTGAAGCTCAATATGAAGTAGGTGATTTATCATTTCAATGGATGAATCTTACTACTAATTCCGCTCTTGGCAACGACAATAGTGAAGAGGTTTCAGAACCTGGGGTGTATCAGCTTACTGTTACAGAACCGGTAAACAATTGCTTTGCGACAGTTGAAAAGAATGTTAGGTACATCGAAACGCCTTTGGGCGTTTATATTTCTGCTGATACCTTGTTCAATGTAGAGCAAGATTACCGATTGCAGGCCATAGCTGTAGGGGATGATTTGGTCTATTCGTGGAGTTCTACCGGAGGCGGTATTTTTACTGATCATGATGATCATGCAGTTGTGTATGTGCCTTCGGATGATGATATCGGGCAAATTGCTATGTCTGTTACAGCCGAGAATATATGTGGAAAGGTAGACACTACGATGCTGGTGCGGGGATTTAAGCCTATTGAAGCCAAAAGTGTACTATTTGTTCCTAATGTTTTTGCTCCTGCTTCGAGTAATCCAGACAATAGGACATTAAAAGTATTTGGAGAAAACATATCTTCAGAAGGGTTCGTTTTTGAAGTATTCAACAGGTGGGGAGAGCGGGTGTATTTTACTACTGATTTTGATGAGGCAAGTGGCAATGGGTGGACTGGGCAAAACCATCCAATGGGCGTATATACCTATGTTGTCAAAGGCAAGTTTCACGATGGTAAAGAGTTCTCTCGGACCAGTAATGTGACGCTTATGAGGTAGTATGATTAGGTTGCCAATTAGAGTTGACTAGTTTTCTTTAGAAAGTAACTTTAATAGGACTGCATTGGTCCAGCCAAAACCATCTTGTAAGGGGTATTCGCCGCCGCCTCCTTTTATATTGGGTTTTACAACATTGTATTTTTCTGTCAATTTGTGGCTTTGGTTGAAAATAGTCATGTTTGTTTCTATCCAGCGGTTGGCTATTTCTTCGGCATTTTCATGAAGCCCATAATTTTTTAAACCTTCTATAGTCATATAATGCAAGGGTGCCCAGCCATTGGGTTTGTCCCATTGCTCTTCTGTTTCTAGTGTTGTAGTTACAGCTCCGCCTTTATGCAGTAAGTGTTCCTTAATAAAAACAGAGGTGTTTTCTGCAGTCATTGTATCTGCTATGTTCAAAAAGAGCGGAACCGCAGAAGCCAAGGTCTTTT is from Cytophagaceae bacterium ABcell3 and encodes:
- a CDS encoding gliding motility-associated C-terminal domain-containing protein; this translates as MLRKIWGLTAFLMLFLASVSSYAQAVKACIDIPDHTITDKSVTICKGTVFNLNGSNCGTATNVGYQWQNVSYNPPPTLNVRNLPTTDSGMWVLRVRDQLGNTDFDTVHVRYHPSTPFAIHNDPDLIFKCKKDPLVLQATDDPSLSNYNWYINDISTPSVGTEPTLSLGDIPDGAAEYIAVAEDSYGCSVSDTIYVWELESPPVDLGPDIDICEGESVTLTSLATQGGMYQYMWSTGANTESITVDSPGEYWFRAQGPFPFPCAATDTVKVNVNPAPKVDVGNDTTICFGSEVQLSATIVSEGTEPYYFSWTPSESLDQADIAEPLARPDSSTAYKVVVRDSGSASGCADSSIINVSVRPEIKVEVAFSDTLVCRNQEITLGANVKGEDPESPSDYTFSWMPAEGVSDPESRTPTVSLTSGRTIYARAFDALGCKDSAGIRVQVSNLMVIVENGSEADVCENDSIQLSAIASAGQSPYSYYWEPEAYFSATESRVAYLNPVDEGYVSVRTVDGRGCEAEDSINISLIPAPVVQAGANDTICEGTAVDLTGTVVQETVSPYSYRWVSAYDSTVYEGLEQELRPKVSGNFFLQAIDANNCSSYFDTTWVELIPAPFVSLGGADTSSCTGSSVVLEAQYEVGDLSFQWMNLTTNSALGNDNSEEVSEPGVYQLTVTEPVNNCFATVEKNVRYIETPLGVYISADTLFNVEQDYRLQAIAVGDDLVYSWSSTGGGIFTDHDDHAVVYVPSDDDIGQIAMSVTAENICGKVDTTMLVRGFKPIEAKSVLFVPNVFAPASSNPDNRTLKVFGENISSEGFVFEVFNRWGERVYFTTDFDEASGNGWTGQNHPMGVYTYVVKGKFHDGKEFSRTSNVTLMR
- a CDS encoding kelch repeat-containing protein → MAVLNPYKGWACIRRFLLVHLLMFATCTVVLGQNYWDRKADFAGASRFGAVGFAIGDKGYIGTGFDGAVDRTDFWEYDPATNTWTQKAEFSGSARSLAAAFVIENKGYVGTGASGATGNRDFFVYDQSTNTWAGSGNIGGNNLRRFYSVGFAVGNKGYVATGTNGNQRRNDLIEFDATDNSWNAKNNFAGVAREHAVGFSIGDKGYVGTGFDGEVFLKDMWEYDPEADAWTQKADLLGVERAGAIGMAIGNLGYVGTGYNSEGDLEDFYEFDPVKNEWVDKADYKGGAVKSAVAFAIGDKGYVGTGTSADQAVRGDFYEYHPGLTPVTITVGEIEGPVCSGQPVRIPYNVTGDIMEGNRFFVQVTNHMGGFQTVASIQGTTSDTAIVWLDPSDYPPGEDYLARVNTTSPQMSGFISEPFNIVPSPEVYYLKEWDEVCHDDELVILTHGTPTGGYYKGVGVIDEEKFDPDSAGVGSHEVVYTYTAENGCSASAAQPIKVELCTSTASELSETLNFKAYPNPYQGQTNINYMLERSANVVLEVRNSLGQTVKQFENGYQFPGQHNYTFSAEELGLPKGVYLVSLIIDNNSYISRIIEY